In Phlebotomus papatasi isolate M1 chromosome 1, Ppap_2.1, whole genome shotgun sequence, the following proteins share a genomic window:
- the LOC129797983 gene encoding nicotinamide/nicotinic acid mononucleotide adenylyltransferase 3 isoform X1, whose translation MLPKVILIACGSFSPPTPMHFRMFEIARDYFQQMGTHEVVGGIVSPVHDSYGKKGLVVAKHRIAMLKLALKSSEWIRMSDWETQQDGWTRTRITLQYHQNYINSLLSDDSNRDTVPSWLPGNLKQMTGTVQVKLLCGADLLESWNVPGLWENDDIEAILGHHGIVVISRSGSNPEQFIFNSDLLSKYRRNIEIVTNWVPNEVSSSMIRRLVSRGQSVKYLLDDSVIEYIMKNSLFGANSHKYILTPNHNEMAFLQTPSPGDGIVLNLHKVDNSGHQRQFEDMDETDYLSQKSPESSTNGSGSVELVRPKMFCCGDSLNMKTLRNRPGQAVQIRTDASGSHSTFDTDEVGEDDDDDDSTCTLTALPTGVDRSDGASQTSSDDVETLSSRSYTDMIKFVFTEHGIRVISDKEYVV comes from the exons ATGCTTCctaaagtgatattaattgcttgTGGATCTTTTAGTCCACCCACACCGATGCATTTCCGCATGTTTG AGATTGCCAGGGATTACTTCCAGCAGATGGGCACTCATGAAGTTGTGGGAGGCATCGTTTCCCCTGTCCACGATTCGTACGGCAAGAAGGGGCTTGTGGTGGCTAAGCACAGGATTGCTATGCTAAAGTTAGCCCTGAAGTCGTCAGAGTGGATCAGGATGTCCGATTGGGAGACACAGCAGGATGGGTGGACCAGAACAAGGATCACCCTGCAGTACCATCAGAACTACATAAATTCCCTGCTGAGTGACGACAGCAACAGGGACACTGTGCCTTCGTGGCTGCCGGGAAATCTCAAACAGATGACCGGGACGGTTCAAGTGAAGCTTCTCTGTGGTGCTGACTTACTTGAATCTTGGAACGTGCCTGGACTGTGGGAGAATGATGAT ATTGAAGCAATTCTGGGTCACCATGGAATTGTTGTGATCTCAAGAAGTGGCTCAAATCCCGAGCAATTCATCTTCAATTCAGATCTCCTCAGCAAATACCGTCGAAATATAGAAATTGTAACGAATTGGGTGCCAAATGAAGTGAGTTCCTCGATGATACGACGCCTCGTGAGTCGAGGGCAGTCAGTGAAGTATCTCCTGGATGACTCTGTGATTGAGTACATCATGAAGAATTCACTCTTTGGGGCAAATAGTCA TAAGTACATTTTGACGCCAAATCACAATGAAATGGCATTCTTGCAAACCCCATCGCCGGGAGATGGGATTGTGCTGAATCTGCATAAAGTAGACAATAGTGGGCATCAGAGGCAATTTGAGGATATGGACGAGACGGACTATTTGTCCCAGAAAAGTCCAGAATCCTCCACAAATGGCAGTGGAAGTGTGGAACTTGTGAGACCGAAGATGTTCTGTTGCGGTGATTCGCTCAACATGAAGACATTGCGCAATAGACCTGGTCAGGCAGTGCAGATACGCACAGATGCATCTGGGAGTCATAGTACTTTTGATACTGATGAGGTGGGtgaagatgatgatgatgatgatagcACATGCACATTAACTGCACTCCCAACGGGCGTTGATCGGTCCGATGGTGCTTCCCAAACATCCAGCGATGATGTCGAAACTCTCTCCTCCAGGAGTTACACCGATATGATTAAATTTGTCTTCACAGAGCATGGAATCAGAGTCATTAGTGACAAGGAATATGTTGTTTAG
- the LOC129797983 gene encoding nicotinamide/nicotinic acid mononucleotide adenylyltransferase 3 isoform X2: protein MLPKVILIACGSFSPPTPMHFRMFEIARDYFQQMGTHEVVGGIVSPVHDSYGKKGLVVAKHRIAMLKLALKSSEWIRMSDWETQQDGWTRTRITLQYHQNYINSLLSDDSNRDTVPSWLPGNLKQMTGTVQVKLLCGADLLESWNVPGLWENDDIEAILGHHGIVVISRSGSNPEQFIFNSDLLSKYRRNIEIVTNWVPNEVSSSMIRRLVSRGQSVKYLLDDSVIEYIMKNSLFGANSHKYILTPNHNEMAFLQTPSPGDGIVLNLHKVDNSGHQRQFEDMDETDYLSQKSPESSTNGSGSVELVRPKMFCCGDSLNMKTLRNRPGQAVQIRTDASGSHSTFDTDEVNKYFCSFKVLSLW, encoded by the exons ATGCTTCctaaagtgatattaattgcttgTGGATCTTTTAGTCCACCCACACCGATGCATTTCCGCATGTTTG AGATTGCCAGGGATTACTTCCAGCAGATGGGCACTCATGAAGTTGTGGGAGGCATCGTTTCCCCTGTCCACGATTCGTACGGCAAGAAGGGGCTTGTGGTGGCTAAGCACAGGATTGCTATGCTAAAGTTAGCCCTGAAGTCGTCAGAGTGGATCAGGATGTCCGATTGGGAGACACAGCAGGATGGGTGGACCAGAACAAGGATCACCCTGCAGTACCATCAGAACTACATAAATTCCCTGCTGAGTGACGACAGCAACAGGGACACTGTGCCTTCGTGGCTGCCGGGAAATCTCAAACAGATGACCGGGACGGTTCAAGTGAAGCTTCTCTGTGGTGCTGACTTACTTGAATCTTGGAACGTGCCTGGACTGTGGGAGAATGATGAT ATTGAAGCAATTCTGGGTCACCATGGAATTGTTGTGATCTCAAGAAGTGGCTCAAATCCCGAGCAATTCATCTTCAATTCAGATCTCCTCAGCAAATACCGTCGAAATATAGAAATTGTAACGAATTGGGTGCCAAATGAAGTGAGTTCCTCGATGATACGACGCCTCGTGAGTCGAGGGCAGTCAGTGAAGTATCTCCTGGATGACTCTGTGATTGAGTACATCATGAAGAATTCACTCTTTGGGGCAAATAGTCA TAAGTACATTTTGACGCCAAATCACAATGAAATGGCATTCTTGCAAACCCCATCGCCGGGAGATGGGATTGTGCTGAATCTGCATAAAGTAGACAATAGTGGGCATCAGAGGCAATTTGAGGATATGGACGAGACGGACTATTTGTCCCAGAAAAGTCCAGAATCCTCCACAAATGGCAGTGGAAGTGTGGAACTTGTGAGACCGAAGATGTTCTGTTGCGGTGATTCGCTCAACATGAAGACATTGCGCAATAGACCTGGTCAGGCAGTGCAGATACGCACAGATGCATCTGGGAGTCATAGTACTTTTGATACTGATGAG gtcaataaatatttttgttccttCAAAGTATTGTCACTGTGGTAA
- the LOC129797983 gene encoding nicotinamide/nicotinic acid mononucleotide adenylyltransferase 3 isoform X3: MLPKVILIACGSFSPPTPMHFRMFEIARDYFQQMGTHEVVGGIVSPVHDSYGKKGLVVAKHRIAMLKLALKSSEWIRMSDWETQQDGWTRTRITLQYHQNYINSLLSDDSNRDTVPSWLPGNLKQMTGTVQVKLLCGADLLESWNVPGLWENDDIEAILGHHGIVVISRSGSNPEQFIFNSDLLSKYRRNIEIVTNWVPNEVSSSMIRRLVSRGQSVKYLLDDSVIEYIMKNSLFGANSHKYILTPNHNEMAFLQTPSPGDGIVLNLHKVDNSGHQRQFEDMDETDYLSQKSPESSTNGSGSVELVRPKMFCCGDSLNMKTLRNRPGQAVQIRTDASGSHSTFDTDEVKNKKLKTTACPL; this comes from the exons ATGCTTCctaaagtgatattaattgcttgTGGATCTTTTAGTCCACCCACACCGATGCATTTCCGCATGTTTG AGATTGCCAGGGATTACTTCCAGCAGATGGGCACTCATGAAGTTGTGGGAGGCATCGTTTCCCCTGTCCACGATTCGTACGGCAAGAAGGGGCTTGTGGTGGCTAAGCACAGGATTGCTATGCTAAAGTTAGCCCTGAAGTCGTCAGAGTGGATCAGGATGTCCGATTGGGAGACACAGCAGGATGGGTGGACCAGAACAAGGATCACCCTGCAGTACCATCAGAACTACATAAATTCCCTGCTGAGTGACGACAGCAACAGGGACACTGTGCCTTCGTGGCTGCCGGGAAATCTCAAACAGATGACCGGGACGGTTCAAGTGAAGCTTCTCTGTGGTGCTGACTTACTTGAATCTTGGAACGTGCCTGGACTGTGGGAGAATGATGAT ATTGAAGCAATTCTGGGTCACCATGGAATTGTTGTGATCTCAAGAAGTGGCTCAAATCCCGAGCAATTCATCTTCAATTCAGATCTCCTCAGCAAATACCGTCGAAATATAGAAATTGTAACGAATTGGGTGCCAAATGAAGTGAGTTCCTCGATGATACGACGCCTCGTGAGTCGAGGGCAGTCAGTGAAGTATCTCCTGGATGACTCTGTGATTGAGTACATCATGAAGAATTCACTCTTTGGGGCAAATAGTCA TAAGTACATTTTGACGCCAAATCACAATGAAATGGCATTCTTGCAAACCCCATCGCCGGGAGATGGGATTGTGCTGAATCTGCATAAAGTAGACAATAGTGGGCATCAGAGGCAATTTGAGGATATGGACGAGACGGACTATTTGTCCCAGAAAAGTCCAGAATCCTCCACAAATGGCAGTGGAAGTGTGGAACTTGTGAGACCGAAGATGTTCTGTTGCGGTGATTCGCTCAACATGAAGACATTGCGCAATAGACCTGGTCAGGCAGTGCAGATACGCACAGATGCATCTGGGAGTCATAGTACTTTTGATACTGATGAG GTAAAGAATAAGAAATTGAAGACAACTGCATGCCCCCTTTAG
- the LOC129797985 gene encoding beta-1,4-galactosyltransferase 7 isoform X1, whose protein sequence is MFSRVTYIRFFSICVIVCFIISCFISVIPISLESCNCDNFEDKSSFLHTLDAGSSAGDPGVSGRKRLAVLVPFRDRFEELLQFAPYMTEFLNRQKIPHRIFVLNQVDRFRFNRASLINVGFLYTKSLFDYIAMHDVDLLPINSNLSYGFPERGPFHVASPQLHPKYHYPTFVGGILLLRREHFEATRGMSNRYWGWGLEDDEFYTRILDAGLKVFRPENITTGTEDTFRHIHDRAHRKRDMAKCFNQREVTRKRDRETGLHTLKYDISSVNELQIDGARVTVLNIALQCDRTKTPWCDCDGGSEASKGSSSPKKH, encoded by the exons ATGTTCTCACGAGTGACCTATATTAGGTTCTTTAGCATATGTGTTATAGTTTGTTTTATCATTAGTTGTTTTATCAGTGTTATTCCCATTTCACTAG AGTCATGCAATTGTGATAACTTTGAGGATAAGTCCAGTTTCCTGCACACTCTGGATGCAGGGTCGAGTGCAGGAGATCCGGGAGTGTCCGGAAGGAAGAGACTGGCTGTTCTGGTGCCATTTAGGGATCGTTTCGAGGAACTGCTGCAATTTGCGCCGTACATGACGGAGTTCCTGAATCGTCAGAAGATCCCTCATAGGATTTTTGTGCTCAATCAAGTGGACAGGTTCCGCTTCAATCGTGCCTCCCTCATCAATGTGGGATTCCTGTATACTAAGTCCCTCTTTGACTACATCGCCATGCACGATGTTGACTTGCTGCCCATTAACAGTAACTTGAGTTATGGTTTTCCGGAGAGAGGGCCATTCCACGTGGCCTCTCCTCAGCTCCATCCAAAGTATCACTATCCCACCTTCGTGGGAGGCATCCTGCTGCTCAGGCGGGAGCACTTCGAGGCCACCAGAGGCATGTCCAATCGCTACTGGGGCTGGGGCCTCGAGGATGATGAATTCTACACGCGCATCCTCGATGCTGGACTCAAGGTCTTCCGCCCGGAGAACATCACAACGGGCACTGAAGACACCTTCAGACACATCCACGATCGTGCCCATCGCAAGAGGGACATGGCCAAGTGCTTCAATCAGCGAGAAGTGACGAGAAAGCGTGACCGGGAGACTGGCCTGCACACGCTCAAATACGACATTTCATCCGTCAATGAGCTGCAAATTGACGGAGCGAGAGTCACGGTACTGAACATTGCTCTCCAGTGCGATCGCACCAAGACGCCCTGGTGCGACTGCGATGGAGGATCGGAGGCGTCGAAGGGCTCCAGCAGTCCCAAGAAGCACTAA
- the LOC129797985 gene encoding beta-1,4-galactosyltransferase 7 isoform X2 has translation MFSRVTYISVIPISLESCNCDNFEDKSSFLHTLDAGSSAGDPGVSGRKRLAVLVPFRDRFEELLQFAPYMTEFLNRQKIPHRIFVLNQVDRFRFNRASLINVGFLYTKSLFDYIAMHDVDLLPINSNLSYGFPERGPFHVASPQLHPKYHYPTFVGGILLLRREHFEATRGMSNRYWGWGLEDDEFYTRILDAGLKVFRPENITTGTEDTFRHIHDRAHRKRDMAKCFNQREVTRKRDRETGLHTLKYDISSVNELQIDGARVTVLNIALQCDRTKTPWCDCDGGSEASKGSSSPKKH, from the exons ATGTTCTCACGAGTGACCTATATTAG TGTTATTCCCATTTCACTAG AGTCATGCAATTGTGATAACTTTGAGGATAAGTCCAGTTTCCTGCACACTCTGGATGCAGGGTCGAGTGCAGGAGATCCGGGAGTGTCCGGAAGGAAGAGACTGGCTGTTCTGGTGCCATTTAGGGATCGTTTCGAGGAACTGCTGCAATTTGCGCCGTACATGACGGAGTTCCTGAATCGTCAGAAGATCCCTCATAGGATTTTTGTGCTCAATCAAGTGGACAGGTTCCGCTTCAATCGTGCCTCCCTCATCAATGTGGGATTCCTGTATACTAAGTCCCTCTTTGACTACATCGCCATGCACGATGTTGACTTGCTGCCCATTAACAGTAACTTGAGTTATGGTTTTCCGGAGAGAGGGCCATTCCACGTGGCCTCTCCTCAGCTCCATCCAAAGTATCACTATCCCACCTTCGTGGGAGGCATCCTGCTGCTCAGGCGGGAGCACTTCGAGGCCACCAGAGGCATGTCCAATCGCTACTGGGGCTGGGGCCTCGAGGATGATGAATTCTACACGCGCATCCTCGATGCTGGACTCAAGGTCTTCCGCCCGGAGAACATCACAACGGGCACTGAAGACACCTTCAGACACATCCACGATCGTGCCCATCGCAAGAGGGACATGGCCAAGTGCTTCAATCAGCGAGAAGTGACGAGAAAGCGTGACCGGGAGACTGGCCTGCACACGCTCAAATACGACATTTCATCCGTCAATGAGCTGCAAATTGACGGAGCGAGAGTCACGGTACTGAACATTGCTCTCCAGTGCGATCGCACCAAGACGCCCTGGTGCGACTGCGATGGAGGATCGGAGGCGTCGAAGGGCTCCAGCAGTCCCAAGAAGCACTAA